The Kineothrix sp. MB12-C1 genome includes a window with the following:
- a CDS encoding RNA polymerase sigma factor encodes MEEIKLVQQLKCRDKNAFDALYETYKDILLRMAYLVSGNREDAEDIVQETFVKCYLHIGELKKEEGFRPWLFQILYRTAYRHVKKRGREIPGEDIDMQAMATDEVTSLDQIVKSETEKIIIDAVRQLDMKHRAVIVMYYYNELSAKEIAKVLGCSQGTVKSRLHNGRKKLKGLLEVEEEGGRTYGKQKGLHYS; translated from the coding sequence GTGGAAGAAATAAAATTGGTACAACAGCTAAAGTGCAGAGATAAGAATGCCTTTGACGCGTTGTATGAAACTTATAAAGATATTCTGCTGCGCATGGCATATCTGGTGAGCGGTAACAGGGAAGATGCCGAAGATATTGTGCAGGAAACATTTGTGAAATGTTATTTGCATATCGGGGAATTGAAAAAAGAGGAAGGGTTCAGGCCCTGGCTTTTTCAAATATTATATCGTACGGCATATAGACACGTTAAGAAACGCGGCAGGGAAATTCCCGGTGAAGATATCGATATGCAAGCGATGGCCACGGACGAAGTCACCTCTCTGGATCAAATTGTAAAGAGTGAAACGGAAAAAATAATCATCGATGCGGTGCGGCAATTAGATATGAAGCATCGGGCGGTAATAGTCATGTACTATTACAACGAGCTGTCCGCAAAAGAAATTGCCAAGGTACTGGGATGCAGTCAGGGAACTGTAAAATCCAGGCTTCACAACGGGAGAAAGAAATTAAAAGGATTGTTGGAAGTAGAAGAGGAAGGAGGCAGGACGTATGGAAAACAAAAAGGATTGCATTATTCATGA
- a CDS encoding GNAT family N-acetyltransferase, whose amino-acid sequence MLEVPSKDISKIAPLFQNTTHTIILSCLQGYMGRAWANNLDNPVSAQIIVGDFCFFAGIPDRELIQNIHVGSPSGILLLIPESPGWNSLIEEAYPGKFERFMRYSTKKEPEAFHKETLSGNIENLPNEYSLHKIDKTIYQRILQMEQLRDLCSVFDNYESYDRSGLGFVIMHGDSIVSGASSYTVYHNGIEIEVDTLPEYRRKGLALISSSRLILECLEHGIYPSWDAMNEESIMLAGKLGYHFNEAYVTYLVIDKS is encoded by the coding sequence ATGTTAGAAGTACCGTCTAAGGATATATCTAAGATAGCACCGCTGTTCCAAAATACTACCCATACCATTATTCTATCCTGTTTGCAAGGGTATATGGGAAGAGCATGGGCCAATAACTTAGATAACCCTGTTTCTGCACAGATTATCGTCGGAGACTTTTGCTTTTTTGCAGGCATCCCTGACCGTGAGCTGATACAAAATATCCATGTAGGTTCTCCCTCCGGCATTTTACTTCTTATTCCGGAAAGTCCCGGCTGGAATTCCCTTATCGAAGAAGCTTATCCCGGGAAGTTTGAGCGCTTTATGCGCTATTCCACCAAAAAGGAGCCGGAAGCATTCCACAAAGAAACACTTTCCGGCAACATTGAAAACCTTCCAAACGAATATTCACTCCATAAGATAGATAAGACAATCTATCAGCGTATTTTACAAATGGAACAGCTTCGCGACCTCTGTTCCGTATTCGATAATTATGAATCTTATGACAGAAGCGGGTTGGGTTTTGTCATTATGCATGGAGATTCCATTGTCTCAGGAGCTTCCTCTTATACCGTTTATCATAACGGAATAGAAATCGAAGTGGATACCCTTCCCGAATACCGCAGAAAAGGGCTCGCGCTGATTTCTTCCTCCCGTCTCATTTTAGAATGCCTGGAACATGGTATATATCCCAGTTGGGATGCTATGAATGAGGAATCCATTATGCTGGCCGGGAAGCTTGGCTATCACTTCAATGAAGCTTACGTTACTTATCTTGTTATCGATAAGTCCTGA
- a CDS encoding 5-bromo-4-chloroindolyl phosphate hydrolysis family protein — MNEKDFSDLGREIGEKIEKFANSKEVRELQENIRMTVESTMQGVSRSVKEAADNVNKSMEANRKASSSNGTSKTVGQEPYRYEKQAKTKPPVKKYEKKRQLPVKKSPEGSVSGILLGVFGTMGAIIFFAYSLVAYSLSFFAAQVLGTMLLPVEVPLAIACVCTAAAGVGGFLRSRVKRFRKYVKAMGEKDFHSIKSLSEIVQKKEKFVLKDLKKMIRRKWFYEGHLDEQGTCFMLTEDSYHMYKEAQKELELRQEEAKRLEMEKELLEQDPVKKQLKITIEEGKEYIRRIKKANDKLPEEAISSKLDRLEQVCVRIFEHIEENPEKLPDIRRFMSYYMPTTLKLVETYQEFSEQPVQGENITVAKNEIEKMLDDINIAFEKMFDKLFEDDAMDISTDISVLSAMLAQEGLLKDEFTIKNKAE; from the coding sequence ATGAATGAGAAGGATTTTTCTGATTTGGGTCGGGAAATAGGAGAGAAAATAGAAAAATTCGCTAATTCCAAAGAAGTAAGGGAATTACAGGAAAATATAAGGATGACTGTTGAAAGTACGATGCAAGGTGTCAGCCGCTCTGTAAAAGAAGCTGCTGATAACGTGAATAAGAGCATGGAGGCGAATCGTAAGGCTTCTTCTTCGAATGGAACGTCCAAGACAGTGGGGCAGGAACCTTACCGTTATGAGAAACAGGCAAAAACTAAGCCGCCTGTCAAAAAGTATGAGAAAAAGAGACAACTTCCGGTGAAAAAAAGTCCGGAAGGCAGCGTATCCGGCATTCTTCTCGGTGTATTTGGGACGATGGGAGCTATTATATTCTTCGCTTATTCTCTGGTAGCCTATAGTCTGTCTTTTTTTGCGGCGCAGGTGCTCGGTACAATGCTCCTTCCCGTGGAGGTTCCCCTTGCAATTGCCTGTGTTTGTACAGCGGCGGCCGGTGTCGGAGGATTCTTACGCAGCAGAGTGAAGAGGTTTCGAAAATATGTGAAGGCGATGGGGGAGAAGGATTTTCACTCCATTAAAAGCCTTTCGGAGATTGTACAGAAGAAAGAGAAATTTGTCCTCAAAGATCTAAAAAAAATGATAAGGCGCAAATGGTTCTATGAAGGACATTTGGATGAACAAGGAACTTGCTTTATGTTGACGGAGGACTCCTATCATATGTACAAGGAGGCGCAAAAGGAGCTGGAATTACGGCAAGAGGAAGCTAAACGCCTGGAGATGGAGAAAGAGTTACTGGAGCAGGACCCGGTTAAAAAACAACTTAAGATAACGATAGAAGAAGGAAAAGAATATATTCGCCGTATTAAAAAGGCGAACGATAAACTGCCTGAGGAAGCGATTTCCAGTAAACTGGACCGTTTGGAGCAGGTCTGTGTGCGTATTTTTGAACATATTGAGGAAAACCCTGAGAAGCTGCCGGATATTAGAAGGTTTATGAGCTATTATATGCCGACGACCTTGAAGCTGGTGGAAACATATCAGGAATTCAGCGAGCAACCGGTACAGGGAGAAAATATTACCGTTGCCAAGAATGAAATCGAGAAGATGTTGGATGATATCAATATTGCTTTTGAAAAGATGTTCGACAAGCTATTTGAGGATGATGCCATGGATATTTCTACTGATATTTCTGTGTTGTCCGCAATGCTTGCACAGGAAGGCTTGTTAAAGGATGAGTTTACAATAAAAAATAAAGCGGAATAA